AGCGAAGACTTCGTTTTTCCCCAGCCTACCGGAGCGGCGGTCGGGAGAGTCTATGAAGAGCAGGAGGGGCGGGACCGGTACCTGGCCTACCTTAAAGAGCAGGTGGGGGTGGATTTAAGCGGGATCAAGCTGGTGATCGACTGCGCCCACGGGTCTGCCTGCAGCCTGGCGCCCCGCTTGTTTGCGGAACTCGGCGCGGAGCTGTCGGTCCTGCACAGTGAACCGAACGGGATTAATATCAACGAGGGGTGCGGATCCACTCACCCCTACCCTTTACAGCAAGCTGTAAAAAGCTCAGGGGCGGATCTGGGGCTTGCTTTTGACGGCGACGCCGACCGGGTTATCGCTGTCGACGAACAGGGAGAGCTTGTGGATGGAGACCAGATCATTGTTATCTGCGGGCTGGCCCGGAAAAGAAAGGGCTCTCTGCCGGGAAACAGGGTTGTGGTTACAGTGATGAGCAACCTCGGCTTGCGGGAAGCATTTCAACGGGAAGATGTCGAGGTCAGAGAAACCAAGGTGGGGGACCGCTACATCCTGGAGGAGATGTGCAGGACGGGAGCGGTGCTGGGAGGCGAACAATCAGGCCACGTTATTTTCCTCGATCGCACAACAACGGGAGACGGCCTCTTAACCGCCCTGGAGCTGTTGAAAGTGGTTAAGGAGTCGAAACTTCCCCTATCACATTTGGCGGCCCAGATGAGGCGTTTTCCTCAAGTGCTGGTGAATGTTCCGGTTCAAAACAAGCAGGGACTTTTCGATAATCCCGTCATCGCCGAGGCGGTCCGCCTTGCCGAGGCGCGGCTTGCGGGACGCGGCCGGATTCTGGTGAGGCCCTCCGGAACCGAGCCGGTTGTCCGGGTCATGGGGGAAGGCCCCCACGAGGAAGAACTCAGGGAGGTGGTCAATGAGGTTACGCGGGCGGTAAAAGTCAACCTGGGGTAAATAAAGATTAAAGCAAAAAACGCGCTTTCCACGCCTGATGCTTAAAACTCATGGCAAGCGCCCGGACCAGTTCTTTGCTGGTTGACGAGGAAGGGGTTAATCGAAAGATTCGGCGGGTGCCCCTCGGTGATCCTACCACCGTCAGGTTGCCTTTAAATCCGGAGAGCAATTTCCGGGACAAAGGGGTTTCCAGTGGGACGGAACCGCGTGGAAAGCAGCAGGGAGGAGAAACTGAAAATGTGCGGAATTGTCGGTTACCTGGGAGCGCAAGACGCGGTTTCGGTGCTTCTTAATGGCTTGAAGAGGTTGGAGTACCGGGGGTACGATTCTGCGGGGGTAGCTTTCTTAAATGAAGGTGCCCTCAAGGT
Above is a window of Bacillota bacterium DNA encoding:
- the glmM gene encoding phosphoglucosamine mutase, which gives rise to MGLLFGTDGVRGVANRELTAELAFRLGRAGAYVLGQDGKRPRIMLGKDTRISGDMLEAALIAGILSVGGDCFRAGVITTPGLAYLTKVSDCCAGVVISASHNPVPDNGIKFFGGNGFKLPDSLEEEIERLVLSEDFVFPQPTGAAVGRVYEEQEGRDRYLAYLKEQVGVDLSGIKLVIDCAHGSACSLAPRLFAELGAELSVLHSEPNGININEGCGSTHPYPLQQAVKSSGADLGLAFDGDADRVIAVDEQGELVDGDQIIVICGLARKRKGSLPGNRVVVTVMSNLGLREAFQREDVEVRETKVGDRYILEEMCRTGAVLGGEQSGHVIFLDRTTTGDGLLTALELLKVVKESKLPLSHLAAQMRRFPQVLVNVPVQNKQGLFDNPVIAEAVRLAEARLAGRGRILVRPSGTEPVVRVMGEGPHEEELREVVNEVTRAVKVNLG